One region of Oncorhynchus keta strain PuntledgeMale-10-30-2019 chromosome 24, Oket_V2, whole genome shotgun sequence genomic DNA includes:
- the LOC118381269 gene encoding pre-mRNA splicing regulator USH1G-like, translated as MSQAIRAVGTMNDKYHRAARDGYLDLLREATRKQLNAPDEDGMTPTLWAAYHGNLDALRLVVGRGGDPDKCDIWGNTPLHLAAANGHHSCLSFLVSFGANVWCLDNDYHTPLDMAATKSHMDCVRYLDSIAAKQSVLNPKLAEKLKDRAFRATERRIKDCVRMQQKHHQRLERTFLKESVRSDNSDAMSFSSYNSSSTLSRNLPQFNTANMPYSQATVHSTAKGRTKIHKKLEKKKQVDGTFKIYEDGRKSVRSLSGLQLGQDVMFLKQETYANSQDHSRLNIRDMFPHHGNNHDHHDNDHYDDDERADTIFHLSRAISDPVLHEAAYSEISTDSGRDSLFTRPGLGTMVFRRNYVSDGLFAIGARDEGSVAGSEPVGRAPNVRLRGRLPRRQTSLDDAIKIDSIMSALSLQERNLQELPWEEADVGLDEELPWEEADVGLDEELEPESGRLETFLASQSLGEFMPIFRREKIDLQALLLCSDQDLTSIHIPLGPRKKLLKACKRRLDTLEEPEGIEDTEL; from the exons ATGAGCCAGGCTATCAGAGCCGTAGGCACTATGAACGACAAGTACCACCGGGCAGCCCGGGATGGCTACCTGGACCTACTCAGAGAGGCCACTCGGAAGCAGCTCAACGCGCCCGATGAAGACGGAATGACACCGACGTTATGGGCTGCGTACCACGGCAACCTTGATGCGCTCCGACTCGTTGTGGGAAGAGG agGTGACCCTGACAAGTGTGATATTTGGGGCAACACTCCGCTCCATCTGGCCGCCGCCAACGGCCACCACAGCTGCCTGTCCTTCCTGGTATCGTTCGGTGCCAATGTGTGGTGCCTGGACAACGACTACCACACGCCCCTCGACATGGCCGCCACCAAGAGCCACATGGACTGTGTCCGATACCTGGACTCCATCGCCGCCAAGCAGTCTGTCCTCAACCCCAAG CTGGCGGAGAAGCTGAAAGACAGAGCTTTCCGCGCAACAGAAAGGAGGATAAAGGACTGTGTGAGGATGCAGCAGAAACACCACCAGCGGCTGGAGAGAACGTTCCTGAAGGAGAGCGTCAGGTCGGATAACTCAGACGCCATGAGTTTCTCTAGTTATAACAGCAGCAGCACGCTAAGCCGCAATCTTCCTCAGTTCAACACTGCCAACATGCCATACtcacag GCCACTGTACACTCCACAGCCAAGGGGAGGACCAAGATTCACAAGAAGCTAGAGAAGAAGAAACAGGTGGACGGCACCTTTAAGATCTACGAGGATGGGAGGAAGAGTGTTCGCTCGCTGTCTGGCCTTCAGCTTGGCCAGGACGTCATGTTCCTAAAGCAG GAAACTTACGCCAACTCTCAGGACCACTCGCGCCTCAACATCCGGGACATGTTCCCTCACCACGGCAACAACCACGATCACCATGACAACGACCACTACGATGACGATGAACGTGCCGACACCATCTTCCACCTCTCCCGTGCCATCAGCGACCCGGTTCTCCACGAGGCCGCCTACTCCGAGATCAGCACTGACTCGGGCCGTGACTCCCTTTTCACCCGGCCCGGTCTTGGAACCATGGTGTTCCGACGGAACTACGTCTCCGATGGCCTCTTCGCCATTGGAGCCCGGGACGAGGGTTCTGTGGCTGGCTCCGAGCCGGTGGGCCGTGCCCCTAACGTCCGCCTCCGTGGCCGTCTCCCCCGGCGCCAGACCAGCCTGGATGATGCAATAAAGATAGACAGCATCATGAGCGCCCTGAGCCTCCAGGAGAGGAACCTGCAGGAGCTGCCCTGGGAGGAGGCTGACGTGGGCCTGGACGAGGAGCTGCCCTGGGAGGAGGCTGACGTGGGCCTGGACGAGGAGCTGGAGCCTGAGAGTGGACGCCTGGAGACGTTTCTTGCCTCCCAGAGCCTGGGGGAGTTCATGCCCATTTTCAGAAGGGAGAAGATTGACCTCCAAGCTCTGTTGCTCTGCTCAGACCAGGACCTGACCTCCATACACATCCCACTGGGACCCAGGAAGAAGCTGCTAAAGGCTTGTAAGAGACGGCTGGACACCCTGGAGGAACCAGAGGGCATCGaggacactgagctctga